From the Oryzias latipes chromosome 22, ASM223467v1 genome, one window contains:
- the c22h6orf203 gene encoding uncharacterized protein C6orf203 homolog — protein MVTRWSARMQSLVAQVLVMRQLGRFNPRHLVAAGYGLRQTHWCPRAIHTLQLWGSRGAPFIHSGHQLVFHLRDADRSSSVQHLRFKSNKKKASSAAAQDEDEEEDEDDQEDRDYDNVDPNLPKDFKDVEKHVRSFRFDVIMKAGLDIARNKIEDAFYNNKLRLNGHKLMKKSKMVKAGDSLDLVLSENQQTNMVMLMRVVLLKVVDESINNEKYKVSIRRWKHLELSKNDAFKQ, from the exons ATGG TGACTAGGTGGAGCGCCAGAATGCAAAGCCTGGTGGCACAGGTACTTGTCATGAGGCAGTTGGGAAGGTTCAACCCTCGCCACCTGGTGGCGGCAGGATATGGGCTGAGGCAGACTCACTGGTGTCCCAGGGCCATCCACACTCTGCAGCTGTGGGGCTCCCGAGGAGCCCCCTTCATACACAGTGGTCACCAACTCGTCTTTCACCTCAGAGATGCTGACAGGAGCTCGTCGGTTCAACATCTGAggtttaaaagcaacaaaaagaaagcttcctctgcagctgcacaggatgaagatgaggaggaagacgaggatGACCAGGAGGACAGAGATTATGACAACGTTGACCCAAATCTACCAAAAGACTTTAAGGATGTAGAAAAACATGTTCGATCTTTCCGTTTTGATGTTATCATGAAAGCTGGCCTGGACATAGCGCGCAA CAAAATTGAAGATGCCTTCTACAACAACAAGCTCAGATTAAATGGTCATAAACTCATgaagaaaagtaaaatg gttaAAGCTGGGGACTCCTTGGACCTTGTGCTGTCAGagaaccaacaaacaaacatggttATGCTCATGAGAGTTGTTCTTCTTAAGGTTGTTGATGAAAGCATTAATAATGAAAAGTATAAAGTTTCCATTAGGCGCTGGAAACATCTTGAGCTTTCCAAAAATGATGCTTTTAAGCAGTAA
- the LOC101173529 gene encoding transmembrane protein 151B, which produces MSPPASVATASESSTTTVLEEDARDEQRPLRQSLSKSFCRESFWKCLLLSVLMYGCVGVMIWCHVTKVTRLSFDSAFKGKSMMYHDSPCSDGYIYIPLALLGMLYLVYLVECWHCHVKDELQHKVDMEGICECIQRMQQAKPCIWWKAISYHYVRRTRQVTRYRNGDAYTSTQVYHERVNTHVAEAEFDYSHCGVKDVSKQLLGLEKSPLTKMRLTKCFSFANVESENSYLTQRAQFFTDNEGLDDYMEAREGMHLKNVDLKEYVMVLSDPEHQPWYLSHYIFWFASFLTFSWPLRVFNEYRTAYVHYRVEKLFGHDYIPVTQCDDRPYWPRIPRVNTIDSTELEWHIRSNQQLVPSYSEAGLMDLAQCPSSFNGIRQNCERCHRAISCSSVFSRSALSMCNRSSPRIPFSGSRFSLACRYGSQHSCFWRSGSLDDQESPSENTHSLSERLTTDDGEPPDYQDAHCYPVLIIHCSENCQNHRFFHRNGACVETSL; this is translated from the exons ATGTCTCCTCCTGCGTCGGTGGCAACTGCCAGTGAAAGCAGCACGACCACCGTTCTCGAGGAGGatgccagagacgag CAAAGACCTCTGAGGCAGTCTCTGAGCAAATCCTTTTGCCGGGAGAGTTTTTGGAAATGCCTCCTTCTGTCTGTTCTCATGTACGGCTGTGTGGGGGTGATGATCTGGTGTCATGTCACCAAGGTAACACGCCTTAGCTTTGACAGTGCCTTCAAAGGAAAATCCATGATGTACCATGACAGCCCCTGCTCTGATGGCTACATTTATATACCCCTGGCCCTGCTGGGCATGCTCTACCTGGTCTACCTAGTGGAGTGCTGGCACTGTCATGTGAAGGACGAGCTGCAGCACAAAGTGGACATGGAGGGCATCTGTGAGTGCATCCAGAGGATGCAGCAGGCCAAGCCCTGCATCTGGTGGAAGGCAATCAGCTACCACTACGTCCGTAGGACCCGACAGGTCACCCGCTATCGCAATGGGGATGCATACACGAGTACACAGGTGTACCACGAGCGAGTCAACACACATGTAGCGGAGGCTGAGTTTGACTACAGCCACTGTGGGGTCAAAGATGTTTCGAAACAGCTGCTGGGTCTAGAGAAGTCTCCCCTTACAAAAATGCGGTTAACCAAGTGCTTTAGTTTTGCCAATGTGGAGTCTGAGAATTCTTACCTGACTCAGAGAGCACAGTTTTTTACTGACAACGAGGGCCTCGACGACTACATGGAAGCCAGAGAGGGcatgcatttgaaaaatgttgatcTGAAGGAGTATGTCATGGTGCTGTCTGACCCAGAGCACCAACCTTGGTATCTGTCCCACTACATCTTCTGGTTTGCTTCATTCCTCACCTTCTCCTGGCCTCTCAGAGTGTTTAATGAGTACCGCACTGCATATGTTCACTATCGTGTGGAGAAGCTCTTTGGACACGACTACATCCCCGTGACCCAGTGTGACGATAGGCCTTACTGGCCCCGGATCCCCCGTGTAAACACTATTGACAGCACAGAGCTGGAATGGCACATTCGCTCCAACCAGCAACTGGTTCCTAGCTACTCTGAAGCTGGCCTAATGGATCTGGCCCAGTGCCCATCCAGTTTTAATGGAATTCGTCAGAATTGTGAGCGCTGTCACCGAGCAATCAGCTGCTCATCCGTGTTCTCCAGGAGTGCCCTGAGCATGTGCAATAGATCCAGCCCTCGCATCCCCTTCAGTGGTAGCCGGTTCTCCTTGGCGTGCCGTTACGGGTCCCAGCACAGCTGTTTCTGGAGGAGCGGAAGTCTGGATGACCAGGAGAGTCCCAGTGAAAATACCCACTCTCTGTCTGAGCGTCTCACTACAGATGACGGGGAGCCTCCAGACTATCAAGACGCTCACTGCTATCCGGTTCTCATTATCCACTGCAGTGAGAACTGCCAAAATCACAGATTTTTCCACAGAAATGGAGCCTGCGTGGAGACTTCTTTATGA